A genome region from Arthrobacter sp. V1I9 includes the following:
- a CDS encoding DeoR/GlpR family DNA-binding transcription regulator codes for MTRTDRLTAILDILAKTGQVEVEEIVSTLHVSPATARRDLDSLAKRRLLTRTRGGATTGALAYDLPGRYNRDDHAEAKEQIALAASALIAPGAVIGLCGGTTSTALAQILATREDLNAPSNQSTLTVVTNAINIAGQLAVRPNIKVMVTGGILNPRSYELVGPYTDIIMQKVVLDIAFIGVNGIDPEVGPTNTGEGEASVNALLASRARVSYVLADSSKVGVRAFATMDGYNFTRLITDSGISARDKAAFEANGTEVIVAAG; via the coding sequence ATGACCCGCACCGACAGACTGACGGCCATCCTCGACATCCTCGCCAAAACCGGCCAGGTCGAGGTCGAAGAGATCGTCAGCACCCTCCACGTCTCCCCGGCCACCGCCCGGCGCGACCTGGACAGCCTGGCCAAGCGCCGGCTGCTGACCAGGACCCGGGGCGGCGCCACCACCGGTGCGCTCGCGTACGACCTGCCGGGCCGGTACAACCGGGACGACCACGCCGAGGCCAAGGAGCAGATTGCCCTGGCGGCTTCTGCGCTGATTGCCCCCGGGGCGGTGATCGGCCTCTGCGGCGGCACCACCAGTACCGCGCTGGCACAGATCCTGGCCACCCGCGAGGACCTCAACGCGCCTTCCAACCAGTCCACTCTCACGGTGGTAACCAATGCAATCAACATCGCCGGGCAATTGGCAGTGCGGCCGAACATCAAAGTCATGGTTACCGGCGGCATCCTGAATCCGCGGTCCTACGAACTCGTAGGGCCCTACACGGACATCATCATGCAGAAGGTGGTGCTGGACATCGCCTTCATCGGCGTCAACGGCATCGACCCGGAGGTCGGGCCAACCAACACGGGGGAGGGGGAAGCCTCGGTGAACGCACTGCTCGCCAGCAGGGCGCGCGTCTCCTATGTGCTGGCTGACTCCTCCAAGGTAGGGGTGCGCGCCTTCGCCACCATGGACGGCTACAACTTCACCCGCCTGATTACGGATTCGGGCATTTCGGCCCGGGACAAGGCTGCCTTTGAGGCTAACGGCACGGAAGTGATTGTGGCTGCCGGCTGA
- the hutI gene encoding imidazolonepropionase, which produces MSTLITNIAELMTQDLEHRVLRDAAVVIEGERISWIGAAADAPAADDAVDAGGRAMLPGWVDSHTHLLFAGDRTAEFEARMAGESYSAGGIAVTMNATRATSDYDLTRLALSRVDEAVSQGTTYIETKTGYGLDVEHETRSARIASTVADQVTYLGAHLVPAGQDPDDYTDLVRGPMLAAVRPYVQWADVFCEEGAFTAEQSRRVLLACRDAGLGLRVHGNQLGEGPGVQLAVELEAASVDHVNYLADKDVDALAGTWTGWDAATGTGRRGTVATCLPACDLSTRQPLAPARALLDAAVQVSLASNCNPGTSYTSSMAFCVTTAVLQMGLSVHEAVRAATYGGALALRKDSGKDADGVRAVGSIAVGHRADLHLLNAPSASHLAYRPGMPLTYAVWRAGKRAR; this is translated from the coding sequence ATGAGTACGCTGATCACCAATATCGCCGAGCTGATGACGCAGGACCTGGAGCACCGTGTACTGAGGGACGCCGCGGTGGTGATCGAGGGGGAGCGGATCTCGTGGATCGGCGCAGCGGCCGATGCTCCTGCAGCGGATGACGCCGTCGACGCGGGTGGCCGCGCCATGCTCCCCGGCTGGGTGGACTCCCATACGCACCTGCTCTTCGCCGGCGACAGAACGGCGGAGTTCGAGGCACGGATGGCCGGGGAGTCCTACTCTGCAGGGGGCATCGCGGTCACAATGAACGCCACCCGCGCAACATCCGACTACGACCTCACCCGCCTGGCCCTGTCCCGCGTTGACGAAGCGGTTTCGCAGGGAACCACCTACATCGAGACGAAAACGGGCTACGGCCTGGACGTTGAACACGAGACCCGGAGCGCACGCATCGCCTCGACTGTCGCCGACCAGGTCACCTACCTCGGAGCGCATCTGGTGCCCGCGGGGCAGGACCCGGATGACTACACGGACCTCGTCCGCGGCCCGATGCTGGCTGCCGTCCGGCCCTACGTGCAATGGGCCGATGTGTTTTGTGAGGAAGGCGCCTTCACCGCCGAGCAGTCCCGCCGGGTGCTGTTGGCATGCCGCGACGCGGGCCTGGGGCTTCGTGTCCACGGAAACCAGCTCGGCGAAGGCCCGGGAGTACAGCTCGCAGTGGAACTTGAAGCCGCGAGCGTGGACCACGTGAACTACCTCGCGGACAAGGACGTGGACGCACTCGCCGGAACCTGGACAGGCTGGGATGCTGCCACCGGAACCGGGCGGCGTGGCACCGTGGCGACGTGCCTTCCTGCCTGTGACCTCTCGACCCGCCAGCCGCTCGCGCCCGCACGGGCGCTGCTTGACGCCGCGGTTCAGGTTTCACTCGCTTCCAACTGCAATCCGGGCACGTCCTACACCAGCTCCATGGCATTTTGCGTGACCACGGCGGTGCTGCAGATGGGCCTGAGCGTCCATGAAGCCGTCCGGGCAGCGACCTACGGCGGCGCCCTTGCGTTGCGCAAGGACTCCGGAAAAGACGCCGACGGCGTTCGTGCGGTGGGTTCCATCGCCGTCGGACACCGTGCGGACCTCCACCTGCTCAACGCACCGTCCGCTAGTCACCTTGCGTACCGGCCGGGAATGCCCCTGACGTACGCTGTATGGCGAGCGGGGAAGCGGGCCAGATAA
- a CDS encoding FAD-binding oxidoreductase, translating into MAAHYDVLIVGGGIAGLSLASALAGNCSVALVEAEQELAYHTSSRSARQLIPSFGPPVVQELTVRTLELIAARDAELPGPVLTPRSFMLIGSQEAVAAEASGSMQPITHAEALELCPALVPDSFMAAGLDTGSFGCNAPLLLADHRQRALAAGVDIMTGARVHSAQRVGSGWQVGAGMEAFGAGVLVNAAGAWADELAVISGVEKLGLQPYRRTAAIAAVERPLPEHSPMVAAADNTFYFRRDGDEVLISPSETVPSGPEDAKPRPGDVERLVARLNQVTTLGITDVRRAWTGLRTEAADGVPVAGFDAEAPGFYWLAGQGGYGFQTSSAMADLAAGQILAGHQSVNRTAHAADDSPASRTAQALAATRWSVRR; encoded by the coding sequence ATGGCAGCACATTACGATGTCCTGATTGTTGGCGGCGGCATCGCCGGGCTTTCCCTGGCCTCGGCCCTGGCCGGCAACTGCAGCGTGGCACTGGTGGAGGCGGAGCAGGAGCTGGCGTACCACACGTCCTCCCGCTCCGCCCGCCAGCTCATCCCCAGCTTCGGCCCGCCCGTGGTCCAGGAACTCACCGTCCGGACCCTCGAGCTGATCGCAGCCCGCGATGCTGAGCTGCCCGGACCGGTGCTCACACCGCGGAGCTTTATGCTGATCGGCAGTCAGGAGGCGGTGGCCGCGGAAGCCAGCGGCTCCATGCAGCCCATCACCCACGCCGAGGCGCTGGAACTCTGCCCGGCACTGGTCCCGGACTCGTTCATGGCCGCCGGCCTGGATACCGGCTCCTTTGGCTGCAACGCGCCCCTGCTGCTGGCGGACCACCGGCAACGCGCGCTGGCCGCCGGGGTGGACATCATGACGGGCGCGCGGGTCCATTCCGCGCAGCGTGTCGGCTCCGGCTGGCAGGTGGGCGCCGGCATGGAGGCATTCGGGGCGGGCGTCCTGGTCAACGCCGCCGGTGCCTGGGCGGACGAACTCGCCGTCATCAGCGGCGTGGAGAAGCTCGGGCTGCAGCCGTACCGGCGCACCGCGGCGATTGCCGCCGTCGAACGCCCTTTGCCGGAGCACAGCCCCATGGTGGCCGCGGCGGACAACACGTTCTACTTCCGCCGCGACGGCGACGAGGTACTCATCTCGCCGTCCGAGACAGTGCCCAGCGGGCCCGAGGACGCCAAGCCCCGGCCCGGGGACGTGGAACGACTGGTGGCCCGGCTGAACCAGGTGACCACGCTGGGCATCACCGACGTCCGTCGGGCCTGGACGGGGTTACGGACAGAAGCGGCCGACGGCGTTCCGGTGGCCGGATTCGACGCCGAAGCCCCCGGCTTCTATTGGCTCGCCGGCCAGGGCGGCTATGGCTTCCAGACGTCCTCCGCGATGGCGGATCTGGCGGCCGGGCAAATCCTCGCCGGTCACCAATCCGTCAACAGGACGGCCCACGCCGCCGATGACAGTCCGGCATCCCGGACAGCACAGGCGCTGGCGGCAACCCGCTGGTCAGTACGGCGCTGA
- a CDS encoding glycine C-acetyltransferase, protein MYTSIKDQLGTELEDIRTAGLFKTERSINSPQSSHITAGIIGQQGANVLNFCANNYLGLADHPDIINAAKAAMDERGFGMASVRFICGTQDLHLELEARVSRFLGTEDTILFSSCFDANGGVFESLFGPDDAIISDALNHASIIDGIRLCKAQRYRYANQDMADLEAKLVEAKGARRKVIVTDGVFSMDGYLAPLEAICDLAEKHDALVMVDDSHAVGFMGATGAGTPEHAGVSHRVDIYTGTFGKALGGASGGYVSGRAEVVAMLRQKARPYLFSNSLAPAIVAATIKALDLVETSADLRRALFDNAALFRRRMTEEGFDLLPGEHAIVPVMFGDAVLAAKVADRMLQHGVFVTAFSFPVVPRGAARIRVQLSAAHSADDVETCVRAFVASRAEVAA, encoded by the coding sequence ATGTACACCTCGATCAAGGACCAGCTGGGCACCGAGCTGGAGGACATCCGCACTGCGGGACTCTTCAAGACCGAACGCAGCATCAACTCGCCCCAGTCAAGCCACATCACTGCAGGCATCATCGGACAGCAGGGCGCCAACGTGCTGAACTTCTGCGCCAACAACTACCTGGGCCTGGCGGACCACCCGGACATCATCAATGCCGCCAAGGCAGCCATGGACGAACGCGGCTTCGGCATGGCCAGCGTGCGGTTCATCTGCGGCACCCAGGACCTGCACCTGGAACTCGAAGCCCGCGTCTCCCGGTTCCTGGGGACCGAGGACACCATCCTGTTCTCCAGCTGCTTTGACGCCAACGGCGGTGTCTTCGAATCCCTCTTCGGACCGGATGACGCCATCATCTCGGACGCCCTGAACCATGCCTCCATCATCGACGGCATCCGCCTGTGCAAAGCGCAGCGTTACCGGTACGCCAACCAGGACATGGCGGACCTGGAAGCGAAGCTGGTAGAGGCGAAGGGTGCCCGCCGCAAGGTTATCGTCACGGACGGCGTCTTCTCCATGGACGGGTACCTGGCGCCGCTGGAGGCCATCTGCGATCTCGCCGAAAAGCACGACGCCCTGGTCATGGTGGACGACTCGCACGCTGTCGGTTTCATGGGAGCAACCGGGGCCGGCACGCCGGAGCACGCCGGGGTGTCGCACCGGGTGGACATCTACACCGGCACCTTCGGCAAGGCACTGGGCGGGGCATCCGGAGGGTACGTCTCCGGCCGCGCGGAAGTGGTGGCCATGCTCCGGCAGAAGGCCCGGCCCTACCTTTTCTCGAACTCGCTGGCACCGGCCATCGTGGCCGCCACCATCAAGGCCCTGGACCTGGTGGAAACCTCGGCGGACCTGCGCCGCGCACTCTTCGACAACGCCGCACTGTTCCGCCGCCGGATGACCGAGGAAGGCTTTGACCTCCTGCCAGGTGAGCATGCCATTGTTCCGGTGATGTTCGGCGACGCCGTGCTCGCCGCCAAGGTTGCGGACCGGATGCTGCAGCACGGCGTCTTCGTTACCGCCTTCAGCTTCCCCGTGGTTCCGCGGGGCGCAGCCAGGATCCGGGTGCAGCTTTCGGCTGCACACTCAGCGGACGACGTCGAAACGTGCGTTCGTGCCTTCGTCGCCAGCCGCGCCGAGGTGGCAGCGTGA
- the tdh gene encoding L-threonine 3-dehydrogenase yields the protein MKALYKPGPQAGFELVDRPEPVAGPADVKIRVMTTGICGTDLHIQSWDSWAQGIIEAPLIPGHEFYGEVVEIGEDVRDVKVGDRVSGEGHVVCGICRNCRAGRRQMCIHTVSVGVQRDGAFAEYVVIPETNVWVHHDPSVTPELGAIFDPFGNAVHTALSFPLVGEDVLITGAGPIGLMAIAVARHAGARKIAITDVSKPRLDLARQLGADLAIDVSTTRVRDAQRELGMREGFDIGMEMSGHPTALPEMIDNMNHGGRIAMLGLPSQDITIDWGKVVTHMLTLKGIYGREMYETWYAMSAMLSSNPALHAGVSAVVTDTLPATQWEKGFDLARSGAGGKVVLDWTQL from the coding sequence ATGAAGGCTTTGTATAAGCCGGGCCCACAGGCCGGCTTCGAACTGGTGGACCGCCCCGAACCGGTGGCGGGCCCTGCCGACGTGAAGATCCGGGTTATGACCACCGGGATCTGCGGTACGGACCTGCACATCCAGTCCTGGGACTCGTGGGCGCAGGGGATTATCGAAGCCCCCCTCATTCCCGGGCATGAGTTCTACGGTGAAGTGGTGGAAATTGGTGAGGACGTTCGCGACGTCAAAGTCGGTGACCGGGTCTCCGGTGAGGGCCACGTGGTCTGCGGGATCTGCCGGAATTGCCGCGCCGGCCGCCGGCAGATGTGCATCCACACGGTCAGCGTGGGCGTGCAGCGGGACGGTGCGTTCGCGGAGTACGTGGTCATCCCGGAAACCAACGTGTGGGTCCATCATGACCCTTCCGTCACTCCTGAGCTCGGCGCCATCTTCGACCCCTTCGGCAATGCAGTCCACACCGCCCTGAGCTTCCCGCTGGTAGGCGAGGATGTCCTGATTACCGGTGCCGGCCCCATCGGGCTGATGGCCATCGCCGTGGCACGCCATGCCGGCGCACGCAAGATCGCCATCACTGACGTCTCGAAGCCCCGCCTGGACCTTGCCCGGCAGCTCGGTGCAGACCTTGCCATCGACGTCTCAACCACCCGCGTCCGCGACGCCCAGCGCGAACTGGGCATGCGCGAAGGTTTTGACATCGGGATGGAAATGTCCGGCCACCCCACCGCCCTGCCGGAGATGATTGACAACATGAATCACGGCGGCCGGATCGCCATGCTGGGCCTGCCCAGCCAGGACATCACCATCGACTGGGGCAAGGTGGTGACCCACATGCTCACGCTCAAAGGCATCTACGGCCGCGAAATGTACGAGACCTGGTACGCCATGAGCGCCATGCTCTCGTCCAACCCCGCGCTGCATGCGGGCGTCTCCGCCGTCGTTACTGATACGCTCCCTGCCACCCAGTGGGAGAAGGGCTTCGACCTTGCCCGCAGCGGCGCAGGCGGAAAAGTTGTCCTCGACTGGACCCAACTCTAA
- a CDS encoding LysR family transcriptional regulator gives MEIHQLEILRELGALGSVKAVADTLMVTPSAVSQQLALLQRTVEVPLTRKEGRNLVLTEAGQVLADAGAAVVSAMADARGAIGSYHGTPAGRVTLSGFHSVGQAVFAPLARILDAPGQPRIELSDEDVAQQDFPALTARYDLVLAHRMDHSPRWPAERVTVIPLAHEPLDVALPAGHPLAGKPAVTADDVGGEAWVTSHTGYSPADVLSAVAAVSSRELNIVHRINDYSTVAALVAAGGVVGLLPRYTAGPVLNPDIVLRPLEGISTRRRIDLLARPENLKRRSVTIVSEALQGIMAGLVERG, from the coding sequence GTGGAGATACACCAGCTTGAAATTCTGCGTGAACTCGGGGCGCTTGGCAGCGTCAAGGCGGTGGCCGACACGCTGATGGTCACCCCTTCGGCCGTGTCCCAGCAGTTGGCACTCCTGCAGCGGACGGTGGAGGTGCCGCTGACGCGCAAGGAGGGCCGGAACCTGGTGCTCACCGAGGCAGGCCAGGTGCTGGCCGACGCCGGGGCCGCCGTCGTCAGTGCCATGGCGGACGCCAGGGGTGCCATCGGGAGCTACCACGGCACCCCGGCCGGCAGGGTCACCCTGTCCGGCTTCCACAGCGTGGGGCAGGCGGTGTTTGCTCCGCTCGCGAGGATCCTGGATGCGCCGGGACAGCCGCGTATCGAGCTTTCCGATGAGGACGTGGCCCAGCAGGACTTCCCCGCCCTTACCGCCCGCTATGACCTGGTGCTGGCCCACCGCATGGACCACAGCCCCCGGTGGCCTGCGGAGCGCGTTACGGTGATTCCCCTCGCCCACGAACCCCTCGACGTGGCGCTGCCCGCCGGCCACCCCCTGGCAGGGAAGCCGGCCGTGACAGCGGACGACGTCGGCGGGGAGGCCTGGGTGACCAGCCACACCGGCTACTCCCCCGCGGATGTGTTGTCCGCCGTCGCCGCCGTGTCCAGCCGCGAGCTCAACATCGTGCACCGGATCAACGACTATTCCACGGTTGCGGCGCTGGTTGCCGCGGGCGGAGTGGTGGGGCTGCTGCCGCGGTACACCGCCGGGCCGGTACTCAACCCGGACATTGTGCTGCGGCCCCTGGAAGGGATCAGCACGCGGCGCCGGATCGACCTGCTGGCACGGCCCGAGAACCTGAAGCGCCGTTCCGTCACGATCGTCTCCGAGGCTCTCCAGGGCATCATGGCCGGCCTGGTGGAACGCGGCTGA
- the gatB gene encoding Asp-tRNA(Asn)/Glu-tRNA(Gln) amidotransferase subunit GatB produces MNTDAILSFEEAMEKYDPVLGFEVHVELNTKTKMFSSAPNVFGDEPNTNVNEVDLGMPGVLPVVNKAAIESSIKIGLALNCKIAESCRFARKNYFYPDTPKNFQTSQYDEPIAYDGYLDIELSDGTVFRVEIERAHMEEDAGKLTHMGGATGRIQGADFSLVDYNRAGVPLVEIVTKPIEGAGSRAPELAKAYVAAVREIVKNLGVSDAKMERGNVRCDANVSLRPHGRERFGIRSETKNVNSLRAVEHAVRYEIQRHAAVLDAGEPVIQETRHWHEDTRTTTSGRAKSDADDYRYFPEPDLVPVVPSREWVEELRATLPEPPAARRKRLQADWGYSDLEFRDVVNAGVMDEIEETIAAGASASVARKWWMGEIVGRAKNADVDPGQLGVQPATIVELSRMVEGGKINNKMASEVLDGVLAGEGTPAEIVEKRGLAVVSDDGPLLEAIDAALAAQPDVAEKIRGGKVQAIGAIVGGVMKATRGQADAGRVKELILEKLGVTA; encoded by the coding sequence ATGAACACTGACGCAATCCTGAGCTTCGAAGAGGCGATGGAGAAATACGATCCCGTCCTGGGGTTCGAGGTCCACGTGGAGCTCAACACCAAGACCAAGATGTTCTCCTCCGCCCCCAACGTTTTCGGTGACGAGCCCAACACCAACGTCAACGAGGTGGACCTGGGCATGCCCGGTGTCCTGCCCGTGGTGAACAAGGCTGCCATCGAGTCCTCGATCAAGATCGGCCTTGCGCTCAACTGCAAGATCGCCGAGTCCTGCCGCTTCGCCCGGAAAAACTACTTTTACCCGGACACCCCCAAGAACTTCCAGACCTCCCAGTACGACGAACCCATCGCGTACGACGGCTACCTGGACATCGAACTCTCTGACGGCACCGTGTTCCGGGTCGAGATCGAGCGCGCCCACATGGAAGAGGACGCCGGGAAGCTGACCCACATGGGCGGTGCTACGGGCCGTATCCAGGGTGCGGACTTCTCGCTGGTGGACTACAACCGAGCCGGGGTTCCGCTGGTGGAGATCGTCACCAAGCCGATCGAGGGTGCCGGTTCCCGCGCGCCCGAACTGGCCAAGGCCTACGTGGCAGCGGTCCGGGAGATCGTCAAGAACCTGGGTGTGTCCGATGCCAAAATGGAGCGCGGCAACGTGCGCTGCGATGCGAACGTCTCGCTCCGCCCGCACGGCCGGGAACGGTTCGGCATCCGCTCCGAGACCAAGAACGTTAACTCGCTGCGCGCCGTCGAACACGCCGTCCGCTACGAGATCCAGCGCCACGCTGCCGTCCTGGACGCCGGCGAGCCGGTCATCCAGGAAACCCGCCACTGGCACGAGGACACCCGCACCACCACGTCGGGCAGGGCAAAGTCCGACGCCGACGATTACCGCTACTTCCCCGAACCGGACCTTGTCCCTGTTGTTCCGTCGCGCGAGTGGGTCGAGGAGCTCCGGGCCACCCTGCCTGAGCCGCCGGCCGCCCGCCGCAAGCGCCTGCAGGCCGACTGGGGCTACTCGGACCTCGAATTCCGCGACGTGGTGAACGCCGGCGTGATGGACGAGATCGAGGAAACCATCGCCGCCGGTGCATCGGCTTCCGTGGCCCGCAAGTGGTGGATGGGCGAGATCGTGGGCCGCGCCAAGAACGCCGACGTTGACCCCGGCCAGCTGGGCGTCCAGCCCGCCACCATCGTGGAGCTGTCACGCATGGTGGAAGGCGGCAAGATCAACAACAAAATGGCCTCCGAGGTACTGGACGGCGTGCTCGCCGGCGAAGGCACCCCGGCTGAAATCGTGGAGAAGCGCGGCCTGGCCGTGGTCTCCGACGACGGGCCCCTGCTCGAAGCGATTGACGCTGCACTCGCTGCGCAGCCCGACGTCGCCGAAAAGATCCGGGGCGGCAAGGTCCAGGCCATCGGCGCGATCGTGGGCGGGGTCATGAAGGCCACCCGCGGCCAGGCCGACGCCGGCCGCGTCAAGGAACTGATCCTGGAAAAGCTGGGCGTCACCGCCTAA
- the gatA gene encoding Asp-tRNA(Asn)/Glu-tRNA(Gln) amidotransferase subunit GatA, whose amino-acid sequence MTDTNELIRLSAARLAEKLAAGEVTSVEVTQAYLDRIAAVDGGERGVNAFLHVNAGEALAVAAEVDAIRAAGGAEADALHVLAGVPIAVKDLIVTVGQPTTAGSKILEGWHSPYDATVVERLRAAKMPILGKTNLDEFAMGSSTEHSAYGPTRNPWDLDRIPGGSGGGSAAAVAAFEAPLALGTDTGGSIRQPGAVTGTVGVKPTYGSVSRYGAIAMASSLDQIGPVSRTVLDSALLHEVIGGHDPRDSTSLADPLADLVAAAKTGHVEGMRIGIIKELHGEGYQAGVENRFNDSLELLKDAGAEIVEVSCPNFQYALGAYYLIMPSEASSNLAKFDGVRYGLRVLPEDGPMTIERVMGATRAAGFGDEVKRRIILGTYALSAGYYDAYYGSAQKVRTLVQRDFEAAFTVADVLISPTAPTTAFRLGEKLDDPLAMYLNDVATIPANLAGVPGLSLPGGLADEDGLPVGIQLLAPAREDARLYRVGAVLESLLEARWGGPLLAQAPELGELVEAKEAK is encoded by the coding sequence ATGACTGACACCAACGAACTCATCCGCCTCTCCGCCGCCAGGCTGGCCGAAAAGCTGGCCGCCGGCGAGGTCACCTCCGTCGAGGTCACCCAGGCGTACCTTGACCGGATCGCGGCAGTAGACGGCGGCGAACGCGGCGTCAACGCCTTCCTGCACGTCAACGCCGGGGAAGCGCTCGCCGTCGCCGCCGAGGTGGACGCCATCCGCGCCGCCGGTGGCGCCGAGGCTGACGCCCTGCACGTCCTGGCCGGCGTCCCCATCGCCGTCAAGGACCTCATCGTCACGGTGGGCCAGCCCACCACGGCAGGCTCCAAAATCCTCGAGGGCTGGCACAGCCCCTACGACGCCACCGTCGTCGAACGCCTGCGCGCGGCGAAGATGCCCATCCTGGGCAAAACCAACCTCGACGAGTTCGCCATGGGCTCCTCCACTGAGCACTCCGCCTACGGGCCGACCCGCAACCCGTGGGACCTGGACCGGATCCCGGGCGGCTCCGGCGGCGGGTCCGCTGCGGCCGTCGCCGCCTTCGAGGCGCCCCTTGCCCTCGGAACCGACACCGGCGGGTCCATCCGCCAGCCCGGCGCCGTCACCGGCACCGTGGGCGTGAAGCCCACCTACGGCAGTGTGTCCCGCTACGGCGCCATTGCCATGGCGTCCTCGTTGGACCAGATCGGTCCTGTTTCCCGCACGGTCCTGGACTCAGCCCTCCTGCACGAGGTCATCGGCGGGCACGATCCCCGGGACTCCACCTCCCTCGCCGACCCGCTGGCAGACCTCGTGGCTGCCGCGAAGACGGGCCACGTTGAGGGCATGCGGATCGGCATCATCAAGGAGCTGCACGGCGAGGGCTACCAGGCCGGCGTCGAAAACCGCTTCAACGACTCCCTGGAGCTCCTCAAGGATGCCGGCGCCGAAATCGTTGAGGTGTCCTGCCCCAACTTCCAGTACGCGCTGGGGGCCTACTACCTGATCATGCCCTCCGAGGCGTCCTCCAACCTCGCCAAGTTCGACGGCGTCCGCTACGGCCTGCGGGTCCTCCCCGAAGACGGTCCCATGACCATCGAACGCGTGATGGGTGCCACCCGTGCCGCCGGCTTCGGCGACGAAGTCAAGCGCCGCATCATCCTGGGCACCTACGCGCTGTCCGCCGGCTACTACGACGCCTACTACGGCTCGGCACAGAAGGTCCGCACCCTCGTGCAGCGTGACTTCGAGGCCGCCTTCACCGTGGCTGACGTCCTGATTTCGCCCACTGCCCCCACCACCGCTTTCCGTCTCGGCGAGAAGCTGGACGATCCGCTGGCCATGTACCTCAACGACGTCGCCACCATCCCCGCCAACCTCGCCGGCGTCCCGGGCCTGTCCCTGCCGGGCGGTCTCGCGGACGAGGACGGGCTCCCCGTAGGCATCCAGCTGTTGGCCCCTGCCCGGGAAGACGCCCGCCTGTACCGTGTGGGCGCCGTGCTGGAGTCGCTGCTTGAGGCCAGGTGGGGCGGCCCGCTGCTGGCGCAGGCCCCGGAACTGGGTGAGCTCGTCGAAGCCAAGGAGGCAAAATAA
- the gatC gene encoding Asp-tRNA(Asn)/Glu-tRNA(Gln) amidotransferase subunit GatC produces the protein MAAINRDDVAHLARLAHIEMSAQELDRMAGELAVIVDSVKSVSEAAGDDVPATSHPIPLNNVFREDVVGHTFTAEQALSGAPDSDDNRFKVPAILDEA, from the coding sequence ATGGCTGCGATCAACCGTGACGACGTCGCGCACCTCGCGCGGCTCGCTCACATTGAGATGAGTGCCCAAGAGCTGGACAGGATGGCCGGAGAACTCGCGGTCATCGTTGATTCGGTCAAGTCCGTGAGCGAAGCTGCCGGTGATGACGTCCCGGCGACGTCCCACCCCATCCCGCTGAACAACGTGTTCCGCGAGGACGTTGTGGGACACACCTTCACTGCGGAGCAGGCGCTCTCCGGCGCACCGGACTCCGACGACAACCGTTTCAAGGTCCCGGCAATCCTGGATGAGGCATAA